The genome window TAAGGACCGTTCACTAGGTATGCATATTTATCAAGCATTTTAGTTCATGTCAAATACCATAAAGAGAGGACATTATGTATATTTGAGGTCGATTATAGGGTAACAACCAGTAACCTGAACGTTCGAGATACATATAAAATGCAGAGTCTGGTTCTTTAATTGGAAAGAACCAGCATTGGCCTCTTAGTATCGTGACAATTATGCTTTCTTTTCTTGCATGTTATGTCTTATGTATTACAGAAATGTCGTCTTACAGTTCCCAACTTGAGCATCTGATTGAAGATCTTGGCGGGTGTGGCCTCTTGCAGAAACTTCTCTGTACAATTATTCACACTTCCAGCACCGTTACTGTCTGGAGCATGCTGGCTATGTCATTTATTGGCTACGACTCTGACTTCACCTGTCACACACTCGACGTCAAGTTAACCACGCTGTCTACATTAAACCTGAGTGAACTTTCTACTCATCGTTTATGCTCGGTCGGACAGAATACGACATGTAGTTCGTACATATTTTCCAATAGCATGGATACAGTCGTATCAGAGGTATATTTAGTGGCATACATTTTGATCAACGTTCAAATTGTAAATTAACTGATtgtctttatttaaatttttgtttttgttttgtatggggcatgGGGTATATTCAATGTATCTGTATAATTTAAGTTCGCTTAAGCTGGTTTTGGAGGACGCGAGGATGTTGCAGATTttattacatctcatgaacagactcagtcaacccaaatttgctgttattttgcttgattgtgtTTTATGTTTCGATAGGATTCTTCTCAAAGACTTCATTATTCGTATGCTCTTTTAAACATGCAGGCACATCTACGTTGCACCAGTTTACTTAAATACTGAAATTTGGGAGAAATATTAGTTTATAGCTTACACAGTTCTTTGTAAGATATCAATCTAAATGTTATTAGcatatgtgtttgaaaaaaaatcttaaatatacTACTAGTAGTTAGTATATAAACAAGTTGACATTTTTTGCGATATTTGAACACGGGTTATATGCTTTGAACAAATAATATGTTGGATTTCAACAAAATTCTAATTTCACAATTGCATTCCTCAGTACACATTGTATGAATGAGTTTATATTACATGTGTGATTATATCAGGAAAGCATGTAATACAAATGTCTTACGTAAtccgttttagctcacctgggcaatgctcaggtgagttattgtgatcgctcgatgtccggcgtctgtctgtcgtctgtctgtctgtctgtcgtctgtcaacatttagcttgtgtatgcgatagaggctgaatttttcaattgatcttcataaaatttggtcagaatgattgccttgataaaatctaggttaaatacgaatatgggtcatctagggtcaaaacgtaggtcactacggtaggtcaaataaaataaaaaaaaaaacttttgtatgcgataggttgtatttttcaattgattttcaagaatttggtcagaatgattgccttgataaattaggtagagttcgaatatgggtcatttggggtcacaaataggtcactaggtcaaatcaaagaaaaaccttgtggatgcgatagaggctgtatttttcaattgatcttcatgaaatttggtcagaatgattgccttgataaaatctaggtcaggtttgaatatgggtcatctggggtcaaaaacctaggtcactaggtcatatcaaagaaaatacttgtttaaactcaagataCCACATTTttgtccaatcctaatgaaaatttgccagaatatttgtttccatgaaatcgataggtcaaacatgtttacactgttatggtttgtttctcaggtgagcgacctagggtcatcttggcctcTAGTTTAACACTTACGATGACACTTTGTATTTTATCTGTTATACTTACAGTGGAACCTTGTGTGTGACAGACAATGGACTGTGGCTTTCATTACATCAATTCAGATGGTAGGTGTTCTTCTAGGATCCATCATCGCTGGTCAGATGGCGGACTCGATTGGACGCAAACCAACCATGCTCACAGGGTTTACCACTATGGTTGTCTTCAATTTCGTTGGCTATTTTATGCAGTCATGGCAGACATATTCGGTTGTTCGCTTCTTCATTGGCATTGGAGTTGGAATTTGCTTTACAGTACAATTTCCGCTGATGATAGAATTTGTACCGCCGCTATGGCGACCATTAGTAGTGTGTATCCCTGCGGAGCCTCTCATATGTATTCTATATGCAGTTGTCGC of Mercenaria mercenaria strain notata unplaced genomic scaffold, MADL_Memer_1 contig_2924, whole genome shotgun sequence contains these proteins:
- the LOC128552579 gene encoding organic cation transporter-like protein, producing MSSYSSQLEHLIEDLGGCGLLQKLLCTIIHTSSTVTVWSMLAMSFIGYDSDFTCHTLDVKLTTLSTLNLSELSTHRLCSVGQNTTCSSYIFSNSMDTVVSEWNLVCDRQWTVAFITSIQMVGVLLGSIIAGQMADSIGRKPTMLTGFTTMVVFNFVGYFMQSWQTYSVVRFFIGIGVGICFTVQFPLMIEFVPPLWRPLVVCIPAEPLICILYAVVAWWLHDWKRIHLLKTLIGTFFLMILW